In one Pseudomonadota bacterium genomic region, the following are encoded:
- the pal gene encoding peptidoglycan-associated lipoprotein Pal, which translates to MTHFIRFLALSFVLLAAACASPDRFGEGAAGGGVGVNAGVVPGSASDPTSPAFFQQTVGDRVFFLVDQSTLSPEAQTTLEAQAQWLLTNTDYQAIIEGHADEQGTTEYNIALSARRANAVREFLVERGIASNRLRTLPLGKERPASLCGNESCWSQNRRAVTIISTGAALS; encoded by the coding sequence ATGACCCATTTCATTCGCTTTCTCGCGCTTTCCTTCGTGCTGCTGGCCGCGGCCTGCGCGTCACCTGACCGGTTCGGCGAAGGCGCCGCAGGCGGCGGCGTGGGTGTCAACGCGGGCGTCGTGCCCGGCTCCGCGTCCGACCCGACCTCGCCGGCCTTCTTCCAGCAGACCGTGGGCGACCGCGTGTTCTTCCTCGTGGACCAGTCCACCCTCTCACCCGAGGCGCAGACGACGCTCGAGGCGCAGGCGCAGTGGTTGCTGACCAACACCGATTACCAGGCCATCATCGAGGGCCATGCCGACGAGCAGGGCACGACCGAGTACAACATCGCCCTCTCCGCCCGCCGCGCCAACGCGGTGCGCGAATTCCTCGTGGAGCGCGGTATCGCCAGCAATCGGCTGCGCACGCTGCCGCTGGGCAAGGAGCGCCCGGCCTCCCTCTGTGGCAACGAAAGCTGCTGGTCCCAGAACCGCCGCGCGGTGACGATCATCTCCACCGGGGCCGCGCTGAGCTGA
- the ybgF gene encoding tol-pal system protein YbgF, translated as MRALALALCLLAGPALAQDQETLADIRQELSVLFVDIQRLKQELNTTGAPTGAGGGSVLDRVNAIEQELQRLTSKSEELEFRIDRIVRDGTNRIGDLEFRICELEEGCDIAALGQTPTLGGVDAAPEPPAAPAPDTSGLTVNENEDFQAAQTSLASEEYAAAADAFAAFVATYPGGPLTIDAQYFQGEAHEGLGEMRAAARAYLAAFTADPLGPRAPDALFKLGTSLGALGQTSEACVTLGEVTNRFPGGEAAARAVAAQGTLGC; from the coding sequence ATGCGGGCGCTCGCCCTAGCGCTCTGCCTCCTTGCTGGACCCGCGCTCGCGCAGGACCAGGAGACGCTGGCTGATATCCGGCAGGAGCTCTCGGTGCTCTTCGTCGACATCCAGCGCCTCAAGCAGGAGCTCAACACGACCGGAGCGCCCACGGGCGCGGGCGGCGGCTCGGTCCTCGACCGTGTGAACGCCATCGAGCAGGAGCTGCAACGACTCACCTCCAAGAGCGAGGAGCTCGAGTTCCGCATCGACCGCATCGTGCGCGACGGCACCAACCGCATCGGCGATCTCGAGTTTCGCATCTGTGAGCTGGAAGAGGGCTGCGATATCGCGGCGCTGGGCCAAACGCCGACGCTAGGCGGGGTGGATGCCGCACCGGAGCCCCCCGCGGCGCCCGCGCCGGACACATCGGGCCTCACCGTCAACGAAAACGAGGATTTCCAGGCGGCGCAGACCTCCCTTGCCAGCGAGGAGTATGCCGCGGCCGCCGATGCCTTTGCTGCCTTCGTGGCGACCTATCCCGGCGGGCCGCTCACGATCGACGCGCAGTATTTCCAGGGCGAGGCCCATGAAGGGCTGGGCGAAATGCGCGCCGCGGCGCGCGCCTATCTCGCCGCCTTCACCGCCGATCCCCTGGGCCCGCGCGCGCCCGATGCGCTCTTCAAGCTCGGCACGTCGCTGGGCGCGCTCGGTCAGACATCGGAGGCCTGCGTGACGCTGGGCGAGGTCACGAACCGCTTCCCCGGGGGCGAGGCCGCCGCCCGCGCCGTGGCCGCCCAAGGCACGCTTGGCTGCTAG
- the tilS gene encoding tRNA lysidine(34) synthetase TilS — MAARGQAGGPAADLPRHFAEEMGRLTGPDFPKHLVLAVSGGGDSMAMLYLAAPWARVMGITLYVCTVDHGLREDAAEEAALVARACAELGLFHQTLDWRWDRQGNLQEAAREGRLDAIMRWKGAVRHVLMAHTEDDQAETFLLRLARGSGVDGLSGMAPRAERMQGMRMDPLHAHPDGPPWPPTFEGGMVILRPLLGVSRVALRHYLTVLKIEHVDDPTNDDPRFDRVKVRRALPALAELGLTTERLAATAAHMERAREALMVRARAADAACRLAEGRMISDVVYDRDAFATLERETQLRLLAAAVQYVADQPQRPRLAALETALDRASAGGATTLHGAYILPHKARLFVCPEYERIKDMRPEGGYWRGRFFVGEKDIRPLGVAGAAQLRDETDLPARVLWPAPALWDGDRVLASPRIGHNPHWNPESWGRGYTALLTSR, encoded by the coding sequence TTGGCTGCTAGAGGGCAGGCGGGCGGCCCCGCCGCTGACCTGCCGCGGCACTTCGCCGAGGAAATGGGCCGCCTCACCGGCCCCGACTTCCCAAAACACCTCGTGCTCGCCGTCTCGGGCGGGGGCGACAGCATGGCGATGCTCTATCTCGCGGCCCCCTGGGCGCGGGTCATGGGGATCACGCTTTATGTCTGCACCGTCGATCACGGCCTGCGCGAGGACGCGGCGGAGGAGGCTGCGCTCGTGGCCCGCGCCTGCGCAGAGCTCGGGCTCTTTCACCAGACGCTGGACTGGCGCTGGGACAGGCAGGGGAATCTGCAGGAGGCCGCGCGCGAGGGACGGCTCGACGCGATCATGCGCTGGAAGGGCGCAGTGCGGCACGTGCTCATGGCCCACACCGAGGACGATCAGGCGGAGACCTTCCTCTTGCGGCTGGCGCGGGGCTCGGGCGTCGACGGGCTGAGCGGCATGGCGCCGCGCGCGGAGCGGATGCAAGGGATGCGGATGGACCCTCTCCACGCGCATCCCGACGGCCCGCCCTGGCCGCCGACGTTCGAGGGCGGCATGGTCATCCTGCGCCCGCTTCTCGGGGTCAGCCGCGTGGCGCTGCGCCATTACCTCACAGTGCTCAAGATCGAGCATGTGGACGATCCCACCAACGACGATCCGCGCTTTGACCGTGTGAAGGTGCGCCGGGCACTGCCCGCCTTGGCCGAGCTCGGCCTGACGACCGAGCGGCTCGCCGCCACCGCGGCACATATGGAGCGCGCACGCGAGGCGCTTATGGTCCGCGCCCGCGCGGCCGATGCTGCCTGCCGGCTGGCCGAAGGGCGCATGATCTCCGACGTGGTCTATGACCGGGATGCGTTCGCGACGCTCGAGCGGGAGACGCAGCTCCGCCTCCTCGCCGCCGCCGTGCAATACGTCGCCGACCAGCCCCAACGACCCCGACTCGCGGCCCTTGAGACCGCGCTTGACCGTGCCTCGGCCGGCGGCGCTACCACGCTGCATGGCGCCTACATCCTGCCCCACAAGGCGCGCCTTTTCGTTTGCCCGGAATACGAGCGCATCAAGGATATGCGGCCGGAAGGTGGCTACTGGCGCGGGCGCTTTTTCGTGGGCGAGAAGGACATCCGCCCCCTAGGCGTGGCCGGCGCCGCGCAGCTCAGGGACGAGACTGATCTTCCCGCCCGTGTCCTCTGGCCCGCGCCCGCACTTTGGGACGGCGACCGCGTCCTCGCGAGCCCCCGGATCGGCCATAACCCGCACTGGAACCCGGAATCGTGGGGCCGCGGCTACACGGCATTGCTCACTTCGCGTTGA
- the ftsH gene encoding ATP-dependent zinc metalloprotease FtsH → MGNARNFAFWIVLFLLLLALFRLFGGDGAQSASTNSSYSDFVAAVESGNVTTAEIDGENVTYQRTDNRTLTTVRPDGADVAQLLIDNGVDTQVRPQEDSIFQTLFLTLLPFLLLIGVWVYFMNRMQGGGRGGAMGFGKSRAKLLTEKHGRVTFDDVAGIDEAKEELEEIVEFLRNPQKFSRLGGKIPKGALLVGPPGTGKTLLARAIAGEAGVPFFTISGSDFVEMFVGVGASRVRDMFEQAKKNAPCIVFIDEIDAVGRSRGVGYGGGNDEREQTLNQLLVEMDGFEANEGIIIVAATNRPDVLDPALLRPGRFDRQVQVPNPDIKGREKILGVHARKVPLGPDVDLRIIARGTPGFSGADLANLVNESALMAARVGRRFVTMEDFENAKDKVMMGAERRSMVMTEDEKKLTAYHEAGHAVVGLYVPQHDPIHKATIIPRGRALGLVLSLPERDQLSVSKTKYTSKIAMAMGGKVAEEIKFGAENVTSGATSDIQQVSKIARAMVTQFGFAEELGHVDYANEQQSYLGNYGGGTNHSQATQQVIDQKVKELIDEGYETAKRILTEHQDEWENLAQGLLEYETLTGPEIRKVMNGEAITRGDDDDDGDTTGTPSITSIPKAKGRKKDTPPSGGDLEPEPT, encoded by the coding sequence TTGGGCAACGCACGCAACTTCGCCTTCTGGATCGTGCTCTTCCTGCTCCTGCTCGCTCTGTTCCGCCTTTTCGGCGGCGACGGCGCCCAGAGCGCGAGCACGAATTCGAGCTATTCCGACTTCGTGGCAGCCGTCGAAAGCGGCAATGTCACGACAGCCGAGATCGATGGAGAGAACGTCACCTACCAGCGGACGGACAACCGCACGCTGACCACCGTGCGCCCTGACGGCGCTGACGTGGCGCAGCTTCTCATCGACAATGGCGTCGATACGCAGGTGCGCCCGCAGGAAGACTCGATCTTCCAGACGCTCTTCCTGACGCTTCTCCCGTTCCTGCTGCTCATCGGGGTCTGGGTGTACTTCATGAACCGGATGCAAGGCGGCGGTCGCGGCGGAGCCATGGGCTTCGGCAAATCGCGCGCCAAGCTGCTGACGGAGAAGCATGGCCGCGTGACGTTTGACGACGTGGCGGGCATCGACGAGGCCAAGGAAGAGCTCGAAGAGATTGTCGAATTTCTCCGCAACCCGCAGAAATTCTCTCGCCTCGGCGGCAAAATTCCCAAGGGCGCGCTGCTCGTGGGCCCTCCGGGTACCGGTAAGACGCTCCTCGCGCGAGCTATCGCGGGCGAGGCGGGCGTGCCGTTCTTCACCATCTCGGGCTCGGACTTCGTCGAGATGTTCGTGGGTGTGGGTGCCTCCCGCGTCCGCGACATGTTCGAGCAGGCGAAGAAAAACGCGCCCTGCATCGTCTTCATCGACGAGATCGACGCCGTGGGCCGCTCCCGTGGCGTGGGCTATGGTGGCGGCAACGATGAGCGCGAGCAAACGCTGAACCAGCTCCTTGTGGAGATGGACGGTTTCGAGGCCAATGAAGGCATCATCATCGTCGCGGCCACCAACCGCCCCGACGTGCTCGACCCCGCGCTGCTCCGCCCAGGCCGTTTCGACCGCCAGGTCCAGGTGCCGAACCCCGACATCAAGGGTCGCGAGAAGATCCTCGGCGTCCATGCCCGCAAGGTGCCGCTTGGCCCCGATGTGGACCTGCGCATCATCGCGCGCGGCACGCCCGGCTTCTCTGGTGCGGATCTCGCGAACCTCGTGAACGAGAGCGCGCTCATGGCCGCCCGCGTGGGCCGCCGCTTCGTGACGATGGAAGATTTCGAGAACGCCAAGGACAAGGTCATGATGGGCGCCGAACGCCGCTCCATGGTCATGACCGAGGACGAAAAGAAGCTGACCGCCTATCACGAAGCCGGTCACGCCGTCGTGGGCCTCTACGTCCCGCAGCACGATCCGATCCACAAGGCGACGATCATCCCGCGGGGCCGCGCCCTTGGCCTCGTCCTGTCCCTGCCGGAGCGCGATCAGCTCTCCGTCTCCAAGACGAAATACACCTCCAAGATCGCCATGGCGATGGGCGGCAAGGTGGCCGAGGAGATCAAGTTTGGCGCCGAGAACGTCACCTCCGGCGCGACCTCCGACATCCAGCAGGTCTCGAAGATCGCGCGCGCGATGGTCACGCAATTCGGCTTCGCTGAAGAGCTGGGCCACGTGGACTACGCGAACGAACAGCAGAGCTATCTCGGCAATTACGGCGGCGGCACCAACCACAGCCAGGCAACGCAGCAGGTCATCGACCAGAAGGTCAAGGAGCTGATCGACGAGGGCTACGAGACCGCGAAGCGTATCCTCACCGAGCATCAAGACGAGTGGGAGAACCTCGCCCAGGGCCTCCTCGAATACGAGACCCTTACGGGCCCAGAGATCCGCAAGGTCATGAACGGCGAGGCGATCACGCGTGGTGATGACGACGATGACGGTGACACGACCGGCACGCCGTCGATCACTTCGATCCCGAAAGCCAAGGGCCGCAAGAAAGACACCCCGCCCTCCGGCGGAGACCTCGAACCGGAACCCACCTGA
- a CDS encoding formate--tetrahydrofolate ligase: MGFKTDIEIAREAKKQPIQEIGAKLGIEANDLLPYGHDKAKVSQDFINSTKDREDGHLILVTAINPTPAGEGKTTTTVGLGDGLNRIGKRAMICIREASLGPNFGMKGGAAGGGMAQVVPMEEMNLHFTGDFHAITSAHSLLSAMIDNHIYWGNAEGIDTRRVTWRRVVDMNDRSLRQITSSLGGVANGFAREDGFDITVASEVMACLCLASDLADLQKRLGDMIVAYRRDRSPVFCRDVKADGAMTVLLKDAMQPNLVQTLENNPAFVHGGPFANIAHGCNSVIATKTALKVADYVVTEAGFGADLGAEKFMNIKCRKAGLAPSVVVCVATVRAMKMNGGVAKADLGAENVAAVEAGCPNLGRHIENLKGFGVPVVVAINQFVTDTEAEIEAVKAYVAAQGAEAVLSRHWELGSEGSAPLAEKVVEVIEAGVADFAPLYPDAMPLAEKIETIARKIYRAEGAVMDQKILGQLKLWEEQGYGDLPVCMAKTQYSFSTDPNERGAPTGFTVPVREVRLSAGAGFIVAVCGEIMTMPGLPRVPSAEAIRLNAAGQIEGLF, from the coding sequence ATGGGCTTTAAGACCGACATCGAAATCGCCCGAGAGGCCAAGAAGCAGCCGATCCAGGAGATCGGCGCGAAGCTCGGGATCGAGGCGAACGATCTGCTGCCCTACGGCCACGACAAGGCCAAGGTCAGCCAGGATTTCATCAACTCGACGAAGGACCGCGAGGACGGGCACTTGATCCTCGTGACAGCGATCAATCCGACGCCCGCGGGCGAGGGAAAGACGACGACGACGGTGGGTCTGGGCGACGGTCTCAACCGGATCGGCAAGCGCGCTATGATCTGTATCCGCGAAGCCTCTCTCGGGCCGAATTTCGGCATGAAGGGCGGGGCCGCGGGGGGCGGCATGGCGCAAGTCGTGCCGATGGAGGAGATGAACCTCCACTTCACCGGTGATTTCCACGCGATCACGAGCGCCCATTCGCTCCTGTCGGCGATGATCGACAATCACATTTACTGGGGGAATGCGGAGGGCATCGACACCCGCCGGGTCACCTGGCGGCGCGTGGTGGACATGAACGACCGCTCGCTGCGCCAGATCACGTCCTCGCTCGGGGGCGTGGCCAATGGCTTTGCCCGGGAGGACGGGTTCGACATCACGGTGGCCTCCGAGGTCATGGCGTGCCTGTGCCTCGCTTCCGACCTCGCGGATCTGCAGAAGCGACTGGGCGACATGATCGTGGCCTACCGGCGTGACCGCTCGCCGGTCTTTTGCCGGGACGTGAAGGCCGACGGCGCGATGACGGTGCTCCTCAAGGACGCGATGCAGCCGAACCTCGTGCAGACGCTGGAGAACAACCCGGCCTTCGTCCATGGCGGGCCCTTCGCCAATATCGCCCATGGCTGCAATTCCGTGATCGCCACCAAGACCGCGCTCAAGGTGGCCGATTACGTGGTGACCGAAGCCGGCTTCGGCGCGGACCTCGGCGCCGAGAAGTTCATGAACATCAAGTGCCGAAAGGCCGGGCTCGCGCCCTCTGTCGTCGTCTGCGTGGCCACCGTGCGCGCGATGAAGATGAATGGCGGCGTGGCCAAGGCCGATCTGGGCGCGGAGAACGTCGCGGCTGTGGAAGCGGGCTGCCCCAATCTTGGCCGCCACATCGAGAACCTGAAAGGCTTTGGCGTGCCGGTCGTGGTGGCGATCAACCAATTCGTTACCGACACCGAGGCGGAGATCGAGGCGGTGAAGGCCTATGTGGCCGCGCAGGGCGCCGAGGCCGTTCTCTCGCGGCATTGGGAGCTCGGCTCCGAGGGCTCGGCGCCTCTGGCGGAGAAGGTGGTGGAGGTCATCGAGGCGGGTGTCGCGGACTTCGCCCCGCTCTATCCCGATGCCATGCCGCTTGCGGAAAAGATCGAGACGATCGCGAGGAAAATCTACCGCGCCGAAGGTGCCGTGATGGATCAGAAGATCCTGGGTCAGCTCAAGCTCTGGGAAGAGCAAGGCTACGGCGACCTTCCGGTCTGCATGGCCAAGACGCAGTACTCGTTCTCCACCGACCCCAATGAGCGCGGCGCGCCGACGGGCTTCACCGTACCGGTGCGGGAGGTGCGGCTTTCGGCCGGGGCGGGCTTCATCGTGGCCGTGTGCGGAGAGATCATGACCATGCCCGGGCTGCCGCGCGTGCCGTCGGCGGAGGCGATCCGCCTCAACGCGGCCGGGCAGATCGAGGGACTATTCTAG
- a CDS encoding OsmC family protein produces MTHVAEIYWQAEGNVAAGEYSRAHTWGFDGGAEVAASASPDIVPVPLSQPEAVDPEEGFVAALASCHMLWFLDFARRAGFVPESYTDHAVGHMEQTEDGGLWVARVDLTPYTVWSGAAPSEEEETALHAKAHASCFIARSVKTEIVVRLSQYAEAVAE; encoded by the coding sequence ATGACCCACGTGGCTGAGATCTACTGGCAGGCCGAGGGCAATGTGGCCGCGGGTGAATATAGCCGTGCCCACACCTGGGGCTTCGACGGCGGCGCGGAGGTGGCGGCGTCGGCCTCGCCGGACATCGTGCCGGTGCCGCTCTCGCAGCCCGAGGCCGTGGACCCCGAGGAGGGCTTCGTGGCCGCGCTCGCCTCCTGCCATATGCTCTGGTTCCTCGATTTCGCGCGGCGGGCGGGCTTCGTGCCCGAGAGCTACACCGACCATGCCGTCGGTCACATGGAACAGACCGAGGATGGTGGGCTCTGGGTCGCGCGCGTGGATCTGACGCCCTACACCGTCTGGTCCGGCGCGGCGCCCTCGGAAGAGGAGGAGACGGCGCTCCATGCCAAGGCCCATGCCTCCTGCTTTATCGCGCGCTCGGTGAAGACGGAGATCGTCGTGCGCTTGAGCCAGTACGCCGAGGCGGTGGCGGAATGA
- the folD gene encoding bifunctional methylenetetrahydrofolate dehydrogenase/methenyltetrahydrofolate cyclohydrolase FolD has translation MTAQVIDGKAFAARVREKVAGHVARLREEHGITPGLAVVLVGEDPASQVYVRSKGRQTVEVGMASFEHRLDADTDAETLLALVAELNGDPSVHGILVQLPLPAHLDADAVIGAIDPAKDVDGFHISNVGLLGTGQKAMVPCTPLGCLMMLREHHGSLSGMDAVVIGRSNIVGKPMAQLLLGESCTVTIAHSRTKDLPDVVRRADIVVAAVGRAEMVPGDWIKPGATVIDVGINRVEAGEGKTRLVGDCDFDSCAALAGAITPVPGGVGPMTIACLLANTVTACCRAHGLAEPEGLTA, from the coding sequence ATGACGGCGCAGGTGATCGACGGGAAGGCCTTCGCGGCGCGGGTGCGGGAAAAGGTGGCGGGGCACGTGGCGCGCCTGCGCGAGGAGCACGGGATCACACCGGGCCTCGCCGTGGTCCTCGTGGGCGAGGATCCCGCGAGCCAGGTCTACGTGCGCTCGAAGGGGCGGCAGACCGTGGAGGTCGGCATGGCCTCCTTCGAGCATCGGCTCGACGCAGACACCGACGCCGAGACGCTGCTCGCGCTCGTGGCCGAGCTCAACGGCGACCCGAGCGTCCATGGCATCCTCGTGCAGCTGCCCCTGCCTGCCCATCTCGATGCCGATGCCGTCATCGGCGCGATCGATCCCGCGAAGGACGTGGACGGGTTCCACATCTCCAATGTCGGGCTGTTGGGGACCGGGCAGAAGGCCATGGTGCCCTGCACGCCGCTGGGCTGCCTGATGATGCTGCGCGAGCACCATGGCAGCCTGTCGGGGATGGACGCCGTGGTGATCGGGCGCTCCAACATCGTGGGGAAACCCATGGCGCAGCTCCTCCTCGGAGAGAGTTGCACCGTCACCATCGCGCATTCTCGGACCAAGGATCTGCCGGACGTGGTGAGACGCGCGGATATCGTCGTGGCGGCCGTGGGCCGCGCGGAGATGGTGCCGGGGGACTGGATCAAGCCGGGGGCCACGGTGATCGATGTGGGGATCAATCGCGTGGAGGCCGGCGAAGGCAAGACCCGCCTCGTGGGGGATTGCGACTTCGACAGCTGCGCAGCGTTGGCAGGCGCGATCACGCCGGTGCCGGGCGGGGTGGGACCCATGACCATTGCCTGTCTCCTGGCGAATACGGTGACGGCGTGCTGCCGGGCCCATGGACTCGCGGAACCTGAAGGGCTTACGGCCTAA
- a CDS encoding ligase-associated DNA damage response DEXH box helicase translates to MELPSKIEAWFSRRGWAPHPHQRAMLERREAASTLLIAPTGGGKTLAGFLPTLADLARAPHAGLHTLYVSPLKALAADIKRNLRTPVEEIGLDIRIEDRTGDTTATQKKRQRVDPPQILLTTPESLALLTSYEDAPRMFAGLERIVIDEIHALSESKRGDQLMLALAALEAMVPGIRRVGLSATVEDPTAIATFLARHPEPCEILEADPGPPPDIAMLETEELPPWSGGGGKYAIPAILEEVKKHKITLIFHNTRAQAELFFHNLWLANEEGLPIGIHHGSLSKEQRQRVEGAMVEGSLRAIVCTGSLDLGIDWGDVDLVIQVGAPKNVKRLVQRIGRANHRYNAPSKALLVPANRFEVVECIAALKAVEDHDLDGDPAGPGPRDVLCQHILIAACAGPFDEVALYDQMRTAGAYAGLAWEEFEACLDFCATGGYALRTYDRWQRLRKRDDGLWELRDPRAAQRIRMNIGTIQDTDTLKVRLKNRAGGKPLGEVEEGFAATLTPGDTFLIGGQIVRYEGLKEMTVEVTRRASDKPKIATFLGTKFATSTRLTHRILESFKQDDWPELPSHTRDWLHLQRKVSKLPEADRLLVESFPHDGRAQTVVYGFAGRNAMQTLGLLVTQRMEEQGLGPMGFVATDYATLIWSLDSVTDPARLFDREGLVEGLETWLAGNAVMKRTFKASANIAGLIERNTPQSRKSGRQATFSSDILYDTLLKYDPDHVLMQITREEATRGLVDFGRIEEMLDRIGDRIDHRVLKRVTPLAAPLFLEAGRVPVKGLADERLMAEEAERLMETAGLDEIDKAEKKPKEKRWAVPF, encoded by the coding sequence ATGGAGTTACCGTCGAAGATCGAGGCGTGGTTCAGCCGCCGGGGCTGGGCACCGCATCCCCACCAGCGTGCGATGCTCGAGCGGAGGGAGGCAGCGTCGACGCTGCTCATCGCGCCCACGGGCGGGGGCAAGACGCTGGCGGGCTTCCTGCCGACCCTGGCCGATCTTGCCCGTGCGCCCCATGCAGGTCTGCACACGCTCTATGTCTCGCCGCTCAAGGCGCTGGCCGCCGATATCAAGCGCAACCTGCGCACGCCCGTGGAGGAGATCGGGCTCGATATCCGCATCGAGGATCGCACGGGCGACACGACCGCCACGCAAAAGAAGCGGCAGCGCGTGGACCCGCCGCAGATCCTGCTCACGACGCCCGAGTCGCTCGCGCTGCTCACCTCCTACGAAGACGCGCCGCGCATGTTCGCGGGCCTCGAGCGCATCGTCATCGACGAGATCCACGCGCTCTCGGAATCAAAGCGCGGCGACCAGCTCATGCTCGCGCTCGCGGCGCTCGAAGCCATGGTGCCGGGCATCCGTCGCGTGGGGCTCTCGGCCACGGTGGAGGACCCGACCGCCATCGCCACGTTCCTCGCCCGGCACCCTGAGCCCTGCGAGATCCTCGAGGCCGATCCCGGCCCGCCGCCCGATATCGCGATGCTCGAAACCGAGGAGCTGCCGCCCTGGTCGGGCGGCGGAGGAAAATACGCGATCCCGGCGATCCTCGAGGAGGTGAAGAAGCACAAGATCACGCTGATCTTTCACAACACGCGCGCGCAGGCGGAGCTTTTCTTCCACAACCTGTGGCTGGCCAACGAGGAGGGGCTGCCCATCGGCATCCACCACGGCTCGCTCTCCAAGGAGCAGCGGCAGCGCGTGGAGGGCGCGATGGTGGAGGGTTCGCTCCGCGCCATCGTCTGCACGGGCTCGCTCGATCTCGGGATCGACTGGGGCGATGTGGACCTTGTGATCCAGGTGGGAGCGCCGAAGAACGTGAAGCGGCTCGTCCAGCGGATCGGGAGGGCGAACCACCGCTACAATGCGCCCTCGAAGGCGCTGCTCGTGCCCGCGAACCGCTTCGAGGTGGTGGAGTGCATCGCGGCGCTTAAGGCAGTGGAGGATCACGATCTCGACGGCGATCCGGCGGGGCCCGGGCCGCGGGACGTGCTCTGCCAGCACATCCTTATCGCCGCCTGCGCGGGGCCTTTTGACGAGGTCGCGCTTTACGACCAGATGCGCACGGCGGGGGCTTACGCTGGGCTCGCCTGGGAGGAGTTCGAGGCCTGCCTCGATTTCTGCGCCACGGGCGGCTACGCGCTCCGCACCTATGACCGCTGGCAGCGGCTGAGGAAGCGCGACGACGGGCTCTGGGAGCTGCGCGACCCGCGCGCGGCGCAGCGCATTCGCATGAATATCGGTACGATCCAGGACACCGATACGCTGAAGGTGCGCCTGAAGAATCGCGCGGGCGGCAAGCCCTTGGGCGAGGTGGAGGAGGGCTTTGCCGCCACGCTCACGCCGGGGGATACCTTCCTCATCGGCGGGCAGATTGTGCGCTACGAAGGGCTGAAGGAGATGACCGTGGAGGTGACGCGCCGCGCCTCCGACAAGCCCAAGATCGCCACGTTTCTCGGCACGAAATTCGCCACCTCCACGCGGCTCACGCACCGCATCCTCGAGAGCTTCAAGCAGGACGACTGGCCGGAGCTGCCGAGTCACACGCGGGACTGGCTGCATCTGCAGCGGAAGGTATCCAAGCTGCCGGAGGCCGACCGCCTGCTGGTGGAGAGCTTCCCCCATGACGGGCGCGCGCAGACGGTGGTCTACGGCTTTGCGGGCCGCAACGCGATGCAGACACTGGGGCTGCTGGTGACACAGCGGATGGAGGAGCAGGGGCTCGGGCCCATGGGCTTCGTGGCGACGGATTACGCGACGCTGATCTGGTCGCTCGACAGCGTCACCGATCCTGCGCGGCTCTTTGATCGCGAGGGGCTCGTGGAGGGGCTCGAGACGTGGCTCGCGGGGAATGCGGTGATGAAGCGGACGTTCAAGGCCTCGGCCAATATCGCGGGGCTCATCGAGCGGAATACGCCGCAGAGCCGCAAGAGCGGGCGGCAGGCGACGTTCTCCTCCGACATCCTCTATGACACGCTCCTGAAATACGATCCCGACCACGTGCTCATGCAGATCACGCGGGAGGAGGCGACGCGGGGCCTAGTCGATTTTGGGCGGATCGAGGAGATGCTCGACCGGATCGGAGACCGCATCGACCACCGCGTCCTGAAGCGCGTGACACCGCTGGCCGCGCCGCTCTTCCTCGAAGCCGGGCGGGTGCCGGTAAAGGGGCTGGCCGACGAGCGGCTCATGGCTGAGGAGGCCGAGCGGCTCATGGAGACGGCGGGCCTCGACGAGATCGACAAGGCGGAAAAGAAGCCCAAGGAGAAGCGCTGGGCGGTGCCGTTTTGA
- the pdeM gene encoding ligase-associated DNA damage response endonuclease PdeM, translated as MNGHTFSLAGAELSARPSGALHWGDASMLVVSDLHLGKSDRIARRSGAMLPPYETRDTLSRLEADLRVTRARTVVCLGDSFDDLAAAESLDEEERLWLARLQAGRRWVWIEGNHDPGPVDFGGTHLSELPAAPLTFRHIARGGASGEVSGHYHPKASLHARGRVITRPCFLYDSDRVILPAYGTYTGGLRTDHEALVGLMREDACAVLTGRMAHAIPMPR; from the coding sequence ATGAACGGGCACACGTTCTCCTTGGCAGGAGCAGAGCTTTCAGCACGGCCGTCAGGCGCGCTTCACTGGGGTGACGCGTCCATGCTTGTCGTATCCGATCTCCATCTCGGGAAATCCGATCGCATTGCCCGCCGCTCCGGCGCGATGCTCCCGCCCTACGAGACGCGCGACACGCTCAGCCGCCTCGAGGCCGACCTTCGCGTGACACGGGCCAGAACGGTCGTGTGCCTTGGCGACAGCTTCGACGATCTCGCCGCCGCCGAGAGCCTCGACGAGGAAGAGCGGCTCTGGCTTGCGCGTCTGCAAGCCGGGCGGCGCTGGGTTTGGATCGAGGGGAACCATGACCCGGGCCCCGTCGATTTCGGCGGCACGCATCTCTCCGAGCTCCCGGCGGCGCCGCTGACTTTCCGCCATATCGCCCGTGGCGGTGCCAGCGGGGAGGTCAGTGGGCACTACCATCCGAAGGCAAGCCTCCACGCCCGTGGCCGGGTGATCACGCGGCCCTGCTTTCTCTACGACAGTGACAGGGTCATCCTGCCAGCCTACGGCACCTACACCGGGGGTCTACGCACCGATCACGAGGCGCTGGTCGGGCTCATGCGAGAAGACGCCTGCGCTGTGCTCACCGGGCGCATGGCCCACGCCATCCCCATGCCGCGCTGA